The genomic segment TGAGGTAAATTATATCCATTCCTTTATTGTAGATTTTTATATAACGCGATACGAGTCACCCGATAGGACACGCATAGCTTCATTGTTTCTCGCGTCGGTGTGGATGTATGGTGGGCACGTGCCCGTACTGCGAAGAGGAAATCTCCCCCGTGAATGGCGGCGAACCGCAGGAACATACGGGAGTCGCGACCGTGTGGATCTGCCCGGTCTGCGAAAAAATACTCGGAATTACCGAATGGCTCAATTGACGAACGTCGTCCGCCCCTCAAACGGATGACTGTACACATGATAGCAAGATACCAATGAACAATGAACTTTCAGCGTCGTTCGAACGGCTGACAGAACTCGAAGCGAAGCGCCCGACACTTATCGAAGGGCTTCCCGGCCACGGCCTCGTAGCATCAATCGCCGTTGAACAGATCGTGACCCAACTCGGACTCGATCACTACGGCAACATCGTCTCTGACGCGTTTCCGCAGGTCGCGTCCTTCGAGGACGGTCGCATTCGAGATCTGATCCGCGTTTGCGCGGGCGGCGACCCGACCGTGATGACGCTCCAGAGCGACGTCGTGCTCTCTCCGCCCGCTTCTCGGGCGCTGAGTCAGTGCGTGTTGGAGGATCTCGCACCCGAGTTCGACCGCGCTGTCTTCCTCGCGGGCGCACCGGCTGAGACCGAAGCACAGATCGGCGACGTGCACGGGATCGCGACGACTGACGGACTCGAGCGAGAACTCGCGGAAGCGGGAATCGAACTTGCGGAAGGGCGAGGCGTGATCGACGGAGTGACCGGTAGGCTTGCTATAGCCTGTTACCACGCGGACGTCCCTGCGGTCGTTCTTGCCGTGAAAGCGGATCCGTACCTCCCCGATCCGACGGCGGCGCAATCCGTTATCGAAACCGCACTGGAACCGCTCGTCCACTTCGATATCGACACGACGGAGCTCGAAGAACAGGCGGACCTGATTCGAACTCGCCTGGAGGATGTCGCTCAACAGTTCCGGCAGACGGTTCAACAGCAGCGTCCGGGACGACAAGAGGACCCGACGATGTACCAGTGACTCCTCTTCAAGAAGATGGATACCGTTTATCGCTGTGAGAAGGAGTCCCAAGCTTTATACTAGTTCCCGCTATTCGTCTGCGTGAACGGCGATTATGGGCCGACCATCGTCGATCGCCCGCTCGAGTTCCTCGGCAACCGCCGTTCCCCGAGAGAGTTGGATCTCACCACCGCGGCCGACGGTCGCGGTGAACAGGTACTCGCCGTCCGCTTCGACTTCGACGGTTTCCCCGACGTCGGCGTCCAGAGACAGTACGACGTGATGCCTCGTGAACTCCGGGACGACGTCGAGCGCGCGTTCCTTCCGGACGGTTTCGACCGGAGTCGATGACGATTTCTCGTCGTGCGTTCGAACGTCGATGTCGATTCCCAGCCGGTCTTCGATACTGGAGATCCGTTCACCCTGTTTTCCGATAACCGCCGAGATATCGCGTTCGTCTACGTACACCGTGGCTCGGTCCATTCCAGCAATTTCAACGTCGACGCGACCGCGAGCGATCGATCTGATCTCCCGCTCGATTTCGCCTTTTGCGAGCCGGTTCATTCCGGATTCTCGCTCGACTTCTTCCGCGCCGATCGGGACCGTCACGACCTGCCGGCTGAAGAGGTAGAGTTCGTATTCGGGGCGGCCAGACTCGAAGTCGCGAACCGAGACGACCGGCCGCGCGAGGTCCGCCGCCGTCATTCCTTCCGGTAACTTCACGTCGATCGTAATGTCGTACACAGTCTCTATTTGCCCATCTTCGATGTAGACGACCGTGTCGACGACCTGTGGGATCATTCCGAGTTCGACACGGCCAACGAGTCGTTGAATCGCGTCGATCGCGCGGGTCGCGTGAACGACCCCGATCATGCCGACTCCAGCCAACCGCATATCCGCGAACACCGAGAAGTCCGCTGTTTTTCGAATCTCGTCGTAAATCGTGTAGTCGGGGCGGACCATGAGCAGGGCGTCGGCCGTCTTCTCCATCTGTCCGCTCAGCGCGGTGTACTGGGTGATTTCGGGCCCGACCTGCAGGTCTCGCGGCTTCTCCATCGTCTTAACTACGAAGTCGTTGTCCGAGAGAAACGACGCGATGGCTTGCGCGAACGTCGACTTCCCCGCGCCGGGTGAACCGGCGACGAGGACACCTCGCTGTCGCTCGAGCAGTCGATCTTCGAGTTCGGCGGCGTGAGCATAGTCCTCGAGCGATGTCTGAACGAGCGCACGCACCGCGGTGATCTCCCAACCGTTGCTGAACGGCGGCCGGGAGATCGCGATCCGGAGGGGACCGTACTGAACGATTTGCATACCATCCTCGTCGAGTTCGACGAATGCGTCCGCACGTCCCCTCGCGGCTTGGATGATCTCGTGTGCGTATCCCTTGAGTTCGTCCTCGGTTGCAATCGATTTGCGAATCGGCTGGTAATGCATATCGCCGACGTCCCCGCGTTTGGCCATCGGCTCAACGTCCGCCTTGAGATGTACGCTGAGAGTCTGATCATCGAAAAATTCCTTGATACCGAGGCGCTCCGGTTCCCGTGTCTTCGGGGCAGTGTACTCGACCGACACGCCCGTCGCCTTGGCGACGCGGCTCTGGACGACGTCACTCGTGAGTAACTGCGCGTCATAGTCGGCAGCAACCGATCGGATGATGACGTCGTTCAGGCCGCGGTACGTACTTCCATCTGGTCGGCTGTCGACGTACTCGAGTTCGATTCGATCGTCGGCTGCGTGATCGACGAGTCGCTCGAGTTCGTCAAGTCCGTCCCATCCAGTTTCCTTGCCGCGGTTGGCCTGCGATTCGAGCTCGTCAACGACGACTCGCGGAATGTATACCGTCTCGTCTTCGAAGGTGCCGTCGTCGACCTGTTCAGAGACGCGGCCGTCGACGACCACGCTGGTATCCGGCACGACGTTCATAGTCATCGTTCACTCAGTAGTAGCATAAAGCAAACACGCAATGTGGTGTGTAGCGAACCGTTCGTGAACGCTGGCAAGAATGGTACGGGTAATTCTTCGTCGCTACCGTTCGTTAGAGTATGCCGATGAACATACTCGTTCCGACGGAAGGATCACCGCTCTCGACAAAAGCACTCGAGATGGCGTTGACCGACTATTCGGACGCGTCCATTACGGTACTTCACGTCATGGATCCCATCGGGTCGGGTCTTACGATCTTCGACGTAATGCGACCGAAATTTCGCAATGGCGCGCCGCCTGGATCGGTGTCGCCTGAGTACTGGCGCGAGTGGCACGATACGGCTGAAGAGAACGCTGAAACAGTCTTCGAGAGCGCCCGTGATCTCGCAGCGAAACAGGACACAGAGATTCGAACGGTCCTCGAGTTCGGAAAGCCGGCTGACGTTATCCTCGAGTACAGCGACGAACACGACGTCGATAGAATCGTGATGGGAAGTCACTGCAGGTCGGGAGCGGAACGATTCCTGCTGGGTAGCGTCGCAGAGACCGTCGTCAAACGAGCTGCGATTCCCGTCATGATCGTCAGGTGAATCTGGACAGCGATGTGTTTCGGTGATCTTGAGAGAGGCACACTCCCAGGCCAATTGATCGAGCGGAACAATCGGGGAGCAACTGGACAAGAACGTTTACACAAGGAGGGTTCCGTGTTCGTCAACCTGATTTTTGACTATACGCGTCGAAGAGATGCATTCTCCGTCTTCGGCAAGTACGTAAGTTGGATAGAGATGTGCCTGCTCTCAAGACGCTTCCCAGTGGTGACTGTCGTATGCTCTCTCGCATTCTTGTTCCGATGGAGGGCTCCGAGATGGCCGAACAGGTGCTCGAGTACGCACTCGAGAACCACCCCAACGCAGAGATCACCGTTCTCACTGTCGTCGGTGAACCATTAATGATGATGGGCGAAGCAGTAGGGCTCGCGTTGAAAAACGATCTCGAGGCAGCCGCCAGGGGACGAGCCAAAGAGGTCCACGATCGCGCTCGTGAACTAGCTGCTGAGTACGATACCGAGATCGATACGGTCGTCGATCTCGGCCAGCCAGCATGGTCAATTATTAATCACGCGGAGAATTACGACGCGATCGTGATCGGCAGTCACGGCGGAGACGTATTCGATTGGTTCTTCGTCGGCAACGTTGCCGAAGCCGTGTTTCGCCATTCCCCCGTTCCAGTGATAGCCGTACGATGACGGAAATCACGTCATGTATGGCCTGACTTGATGATGCAGTTAAACAAGTTGGAGCTATTCGCTTGAGTCGAACGAATCGTTATCGTTGACATCTGTTGAGGTTTCACCGTTGCTCTCAGGTTGCGGCCCACCGCCAGTCTGCGCCTCTTCAGCGTCGCCCCATCCTCCAGCGTCAACGACTTCGAATAGCTTGCGCCAGTTCTCGTCGTTCTGGCTCTCCGGAAGTTGATCACGTAGTTGTTGAAAATCGGATAGCGGAACCTGCGTGCTTACAAGATCAACAATGACGCGGGCATGATAGGCTGCCTCCGGTGGATCAATCCGTTCTATCTCACTAACTCGCGAGACGAACTCTTTCCAGTCGAATCGTTGGCCGTGTTCATGGACGGCGCCGGTCATATACCAGCGAATTTCCATCGGAAGAGAGCCAGCGAGATCCTCTGCTGCACCCTCTGGGATTCGCTGACCCAGCGTCATGAGCGTGGCCCGAATTGCTCGTACCGTCTCCCCGGTGCCTGGTAGTTCGAGTCGGTGCTGGACTTGGCCAGTGAACTCATCGAAATCCATTCTCTCCCTCACTCTCTGGACGATGATTACGGACATAAAACCCCATACCAAGAGAACAGAGAACTCACGGTTCTATTGAATGACTACTCTCCTACTAGACCTCCCGGAGTGGTGATCGGGTAATCGTTGTGCTTTATCGTTCTAAGATAGATCGATTTTTGGATCGACTGAAACCGGCCGGTATGATGCGCCGTTACAATTCATTCGGACGTCCTCTAACTAGTGTCACGGATATCGTCGACCGACGTGAAACGGTTTCAGCGACGCTTCCAACGATGATTCGAGCCGGAAGGGATCGGCCATGACTTCCCATGACGATCTGATCGAATTCACTCTCTACAGCGTATTCCAGAATGGACCGAGACGGATCCCCGTATGTCAGTTCCATCTCAACCACGAGGTTGTTATCCTCAACTACTTTGCCTACTGAGTCGAGGATCGCCTCACCCTGATCAGTCATAACCTCAACAATGTTATCTAAGCCCGTTCCTTCGAAGGCTTCCGATTTGTACTCGAACGGGAGTCTAACGGTGTGTAATATCGTGATCTGTCCTTCGGAAAATTGGCTAATGGCGAATTTTAGCGCAGCGATCGACTGTTCAGATCCATCAACTGGAACCAAAATGCGACCCGGGAAATCTCGTTGGAGAAGTTCCGATTGAGATTCTGGAACGATCGTCGTCGAAACAGGCACCCTCTGAACCACTGCTTCGCTTACGTGTCCGAGAAAGGGACCGACGACTGGGGATTCTCCATGACTTCCCATCACGACATGATCAATATCGTGTTCGACGGTGTACTCGACGATCGTACGATGTGGGATTCCCGTCTCGAGTACCTTCTCGACTGTGCGATCGTACTCCGATGCAACTTCGGTTGCGCGTTCGAGGAGCCGTTCACCAGCTCGTTGGCGTTGTTCGTCGGACGGTTCACTAGATTCAACCTCTCCGTAGGCGTCGTGCTCTACATCGATGACGTGTAACGCAGTGACGGTTGCATCTGGAAACGATACGAGCGTATACACGAGGCCTGCAATCGATTGGGACGATCGGTCGAGCGGGACGAGAACGTTTGCTGGCATGGTTTTCTTGAATGATCACATCGTCCGCGGACGATGCGCGATGCGGAGATTGACCACGCCCAACGGAATAAATCAGTAGTGGATCTGCACGTCGAGTACAAGTCGACCGGACAGCGTTTAACGGTTTACCAGCGAGTTCGATTGACCGGTTGCGCTGGCTCGCCCGACTGTCCTTCGGGCTCTGGAACGCCAGTGTACTCTTGCGCCGAGCGGACGAATCCAATACTGAGAGCGGTCACGACGTCCGTACGCGTTACGAGTCCCGCGAGCTGATCGTGCTCGTCGAGGACGATCAACCGACCAATGTCGTTGCGCTGAAGCGACGTGAGCGCTTCGATCACGTCATCGTCCGGAGAGAGGGTTTCGAGATGGCTCGTCATCACTTCGCCGACCGATATCGAATCTCGCTTCGACGGAGCGACGGTACGAACGTCCTCGAGCGTGACGACGCCGACGACAGAACCGTCCTCAACGACGGGGTATCCCGTGTGACGCTGGTTCACCATCCTGTCGAGGAGTTCGTCCACCGTGATATCGGGCGTGACGGTATCGAGGGTATCAACGGGAGTCATCACGTTCTCGATCGTGATTCCCTCGACAGCCGCTTGAAGTACTGTCTGGCGAGCTTCGGCGGTCGCCGTGATGTAGATGAAAAAGGCGATGGCGATCAGGATGAGATTGAAGGCGAGGAGCCCGAATAGCCCGAGTAAAATGGCGACCCCTTTTCCCACTTGTGCGGCTTGCGCAGTCGCCACGGCGAACGGACGGTTTCGTGCCAGAATTGCGCGAAGGACCCGGCCACCGTCCATCGGAAAGCCTGGTAACATGTTGAAGGCCGCGAGCACCACGTTGATGACCGCGAGATACGCGAGGACGAACTGCGCTGATTCAAGGGACACCGGAACGACGACGATGAGTGTATAAAATATCATGCCAAGACCGACGCTGACGATAGGGCCGGCGATCGCAATTGTAAGCTCTTGGCGCCAGTTCGTCGGCTGTTCGGTGAGTTGTGCAACACCGCCGAGCAGCCAGAGCGTGATTGAGTCGATGGGAAACCCATATCGGATCGCGACGAGCGAGTGTCCGAACTCGTGTAGCAAGACACTGGCAAAGAGGCCAATCGCAGCTGCCGCCCCGAGTATCCACGGTGTCGATCCCGTTGTGAGTGGCTCAATCGAGAGTTCCGTGCCGAGTAGCCCGTTGAGCATCGGCACGAGATCCGCGATCTGAACTGCGATGATCCACGCAAACACCGGAAGGATCAACAGGAACGTGATATCTAACTTGACCGGAATGCCGAAGAGAGAACCAATCCGGAAGCTTCTGAACATACACCAAGTATGAGCCAGACAACCTTATGCCAATTCCCGCGTATTCTTTCCTATTGTCCACCAGTCACGATTCCACAATCCCTTCAATTGCTTCTTGATACGCTTCACTCAAAACGGAGAGAACACGTTTCATCCCGAACGGTTACTAGTCGGTATGGTCGCAAAATCCACTTTGATCCATCTTCTCCGGAACGTAGTCGTTTGCCATGGGGTCCTCAACCCGACAGTCGAGGTGATCTCCGATCTTCCGCTTACGGGTTGTCCACTGATCGCCACGAGTCTCACGTCGAAACGCACTGCAGGGCGATTGTCTGGTCGACGTCAAGAGGGCAACACAGGCCAGTGGCGTTGGCGCCTTGACTATAACAACGGAAACATTATCGCCAACAGTGGGTGTGGATACGGCTCTGAGCGAGACAGAGGATCGAGAGCGTTATGACCAACGCTATCGACGGATCGGTTGAAGAACGGCACATCCGGGAACTCAGTGATCCATAAGAATGAGCATAGAATCACTCTGTCAGATCTGCGAGGCAGCACCCTCCCGATATCAGTGCAATCGGTGTGGTTCCCTCGTCTGCCCGACCCACTACGACGTAGAAAATAGTTTGTGTACTGAATGTTCGAAAGTGAGCCCCTCGTAGCAACGGTACTTTGACTTATTCGGGTCGCGTTTCATCTCTCAACTGCTGAAGAACCTTGAACACAACTATGGATTACGTTAGTAACCTTTGTCGAAGCGGTGATCTTCCTCTTACGTGAATACTTCGAGCCTGGCATCGGTGATCCGCACTCGTCCCCAAGTGCCGTACCATTCCCGCTCGAACTCGAGAGCGATGGAATGCGACATGTGTGGTCCGTCGATCACGATCGTATCGAACTCTCCACCCTCGCCCAAGAGGTTGATACCACGCTCGCGGTGGAGGGTTTCCAGGTCAGCCAGAGCGTCACGATCCAGTCGCCGGCCGAGCCACGACTTGTCGAATCCAGGCGCCGTCACCTCAATGATAACGATCTCGAGACCGGCATCGATCATCGTCTCCAGAAGTTCGCGCGGGTCCGCCTGCCATAGTGGCGCGAAGAAGTCACACCCGATGTCGTCGCACATCGATCGGAGGCGATCGGCCCGATACTCGCTGTCGACGGTCCCGGCGATGACTCCGTTCAAACCACCGTCGAGTTCTGCGTCCAGCGTCCGAAGTGCAGACTCGAGAGGTTCTATCTCTGTCTCATCCCGTGTTTCCAATTCAGGCGCGATGTCCATTTTGATGTCTGGAGGCTCGATGTCGACGGCGGGAAGACCGACGTTGACGACGGGAATCCCGATGCTCTGCGCGGCCAGTCGAGCCACCGACGTCGCAGGTGCGTGATACGCGTGAGATCCCTTCGGTGGATGGACTATCACGAGTCTACGGACATCACAATTGGCCTCCAAGGCCTGACAGAG from the Natronococcus sp. AD-5 genome contains:
- a CDS encoding universal stress protein; translation: MLSRILVPMEGSEMAEQVLEYALENHPNAEITVLTVVGEPLMMMGEAVGLALKNDLEAAARGRAKEVHDRARELAAEYDTEIDTVVDLGQPAWSIINHAENYDAIVIGSHGGDVFDWFFVGNVAEAVFRHSPVPVIAVR
- a CDS encoding PINc/VapC family ATPase — protein: MNVVPDTSVVVDGRVSEQVDDGTFEDETVYIPRVVVDELESQANRGKETGWDGLDELERLVDHAADDRIELEYVDSRPDGSTYRGLNDVIIRSVAADYDAQLLTSDVVQSRVAKATGVSVEYTAPKTREPERLGIKEFFDDQTLSVHLKADVEPMAKRGDVGDMHYQPIRKSIATEDELKGYAHEIIQAARGRADAFVELDEDGMQIVQYGPLRIAISRPPFSNGWEITAVRALVQTSLEDYAHAAELEDRLLERQRGVLVAGSPGAGKSTFAQAIASFLSDNDFVVKTMEKPRDLQVGPEITQYTALSGQMEKTADALLMVRPDYTIYDEIRKTADFSVFADMRLAGVGMIGVVHATRAIDAIQRLVGRVELGMIPQVVDTVVYIEDGQIETVYDITIDVKLPEGMTAADLARPVVSVRDFESGRPEYELYLFSRQVVTVPIGAEEVERESGMNRLAKGEIEREIRSIARGRVDVEIAGMDRATVYVDERDISAVIGKQGERISSIEDRLGIDIDVRTHDEKSSSTPVETVRKERALDVVPEFTRHHVVLSLDADVGETVEVEADGEYLFTATVGRGGEIQLSRGTAVAEELERAIDDGRPIIAVHADE
- a CDS encoding universal stress protein — its product is MPMNILVPTEGSPLSTKALEMALTDYSDASITVLHVMDPIGSGLTIFDVMRPKFRNGAPPGSVSPEYWREWHDTAEENAETVFESARDLAAKQDTEIRTVLEFGKPADVILEYSDEHDVDRIVMGSHCRSGAERFLLGSVAETVVKRAAIPVMIVR
- a CDS encoding proteasome assembly chaperone family protein translates to MNNELSASFERLTELEAKRPTLIEGLPGHGLVASIAVEQIVTQLGLDHYGNIVSDAFPQVASFEDGRIRDLIRVCAGGDPTVMTLQSDVVLSPPASRALSQCVLEDLAPEFDRAVFLAGAPAETEAQIGDVHGIATTDGLERELAEAGIELAEGRGVIDGVTGRLAIACYHADVPAVVLAVKADPYLPDPTAAQSVIETALEPLVHFDIDTTELEEQADLIRTRLEDVAQQFRQTVQQQRPGRQEDPTMYQ
- a CDS encoding universal stress protein codes for the protein MPANVLVPLDRSSQSIAGLVYTLVSFPDATVTALHVIDVEHDAYGEVESSEPSDEQRQRAGERLLERATEVASEYDRTVEKVLETGIPHRTIVEYTVEHDIDHVVMGSHGESPVVGPFLGHVSEAVVQRVPVSTTIVPESQSELLQRDFPGRILVPVDGSEQSIAALKFAISQFSEGQITILHTVRLPFEYKSEAFEGTGLDNIVEVMTDQGEAILDSVGKVVEDNNLVVEMELTYGDPSRSILEYAVESEFDQIVMGSHGRSLPARIIVGSVAETVSRRSTISVTLVRGRPNEL
- a CDS encoding YegP family protein; translation: MVAKSTLIHLLRNVVVCHGVLNPTVEVISDLPLTGCPLIATSLTSKRTAGRLSGRRQEGNTGQWRWRLDYNNGNIIANSGCGYGSERDRGSRAL
- a CDS encoding CBS domain-containing protein, which encodes MFRSFRIGSLFGIPVKLDITFLLILPVFAWIIAVQIADLVPMLNGLLGTELSIEPLTTGSTPWILGAAAAIGLFASVLLHEFGHSLVAIRYGFPIDSITLWLLGGVAQLTEQPTNWRQELTIAIAGPIVSVGLGMIFYTLIVVVPVSLESAQFVLAYLAVINVVLAAFNMLPGFPMDGGRVLRAILARNRPFAVATAQAAQVGKGVAILLGLFGLLAFNLILIAIAFFIYITATAEARQTVLQAAVEGITIENVMTPVDTLDTVTPDITVDELLDRMVNQRHTGYPVVEDGSVVGVVTLEDVRTVAPSKRDSISVGEVMTSHLETLSPDDDVIEALTSLQRNDIGRLIVLDEHDQLAGLVTRTDVVTALSIGFVRSAQEYTGVPEPEGQSGEPAQPVNRTRW
- a CDS encoding diphthine--ammonia ligase, which translates into the protein MTEPDGGWVALFSGGKESSWALCQALEANCDVRRLVIVHPPKGSHAYHAPATSVARLAAQSIGIPVVNVGLPAVDIEPPDIKMDIAPELETRDETEIEPLESALRTLDAELDGGLNGVIAGTVDSEYRADRLRSMCDDIGCDFFAPLWQADPRELLETMIDAGLEIVIIEVTAPGFDKSWLGRRLDRDALADLETLHRERGINLLGEGGEFDTIVIDGPHMSHSIALEFEREWYGTWGRVRITDARLEVFT
- a CDS encoding DUF2267 domain-containing protein, producing MDFDEFTGQVQHRLELPGTGETVRAIRATLMTLGQRIPEGAAEDLAGSLPMEIRWYMTGAVHEHGQRFDWKEFVSRVSEIERIDPPEAAYHARVIVDLVSTQVPLSDFQQLRDQLPESQNDENWRKLFEVVDAGGWGDAEEAQTGGGPQPESNGETSTDVNDNDSFDSSE